In Fibrobacter sp. UWB10, one DNA window encodes the following:
- a CDS encoding FKBP-type peptidyl-prolyl cis-trans isomerase, with amino-acid sequence MLKLKIFLVLLMCSACFAIPFKVETVKEGSGDPIKAGQLIRVHYKSYVYLDSARILAEKARLADSLRIADSLRLANDFNSDQVAGMTNVDTAATLDKSAKNKKKKSKNKKESKAAVDTVAQAPVAEPVTLATYIDSISPLPSDTRFRLFSESYSGGEPLEFTLGMGLVIQGWEKGLVGMKPGEVRKLYVPYQMGYGENSLEGVPEYSDLFFIVELVSAEKPMEPDVFPKSVEGLKWREAAKGLKVYDEKVGTGKPAMVGSVLKTHYTGWLLSGRKFGSSKDMGKPLSVVMGAGKMIKGWEVGLEGMREGGVRWFRISPAMGYGATAYSMIPSNSTLIYRVELVSSEVDDAVIANMDFFPDTTTLTFENGPEGLRYAVLKQGEGEPARKGNVAKVHYTGWLTNGYKFDSSRDRDQVFAFTLGAGRVIRGWELGVQGMLPGEKRILVVPPGLGYGARGAGPIPGGSTLIFAVEYLGE; translated from the coding sequence ATGTTAAAATTGAAGATTTTTCTTGTATTGCTGATGTGTAGTGCCTGTTTTGCCATTCCTTTCAAGGTGGAAACGGTTAAGGAAGGCTCGGGAGACCCCATTAAGGCAGGCCAGCTTATCAGGGTGCATTACAAGAGCTATGTGTATTTAGACAGCGCAAGAATCTTAGCCGAAAAGGCTCGCTTGGCCGACTCGCTCCGCATCGCAGATTCTTTAAGACTTGCAAATGATTTCAATTCTGACCAGGTAGCCGGTATGACAAATGTTGACACGGCTGCAACTCTGGACAAGTCTGCAAAAAACAAGAAGAAAAAGTCCAAGAACAAGAAGGAATCTAAAGCCGCAGTAGATACCGTGGCGCAAGCTCCTGTCGCAGAACCGGTGACGCTTGCAACCTACATCGATTCCATCTCTCCGCTTCCGTCTGACACTCGCTTTAGACTGTTCTCGGAATCTTATTCCGGCGGCGAACCGCTTGAATTCACGCTTGGCATGGGCCTTGTGATTCAGGGTTGGGAAAAGGGACTTGTCGGCATGAAACCGGGCGAAGTCCGCAAACTCTATGTGCCGTACCAGATGGGCTACGGCGAAAATTCTCTCGAAGGCGTTCCTGAATATTCTGACTTGTTCTTTATTGTAGAACTCGTCAGCGCAGAAAAGCCGATGGAACCCGATGTGTTCCCCAAGAGCGTCGAAGGCCTCAAGTGGCGCGAAGCTGCCAAGGGCCTCAAGGTTTACGATGAAAAGGTCGGTACCGGTAAGCCTGCCATGGTAGGCTCCGTGCTCAAAACGCATTACACCGGCTGGCTCCTTTCTGGCCGCAAGTTCGGTTCCTCTAAAGACATGGGCAAGCCGCTCTCGGTCGTAATGGGTGCTGGCAAAATGATCAAGGGCTGGGAAGTCGGTCTCGAAGGCATGCGCGAAGGTGGCGTGCGCTGGTTCCGCATCTCTCCGGCTATGGGTTATGGCGCAACCGCTTACTCCATGATTCCTTCGAATTCGACTTTGATTTACCGCGTGGAACTCGTCTCTTCCGAAGTAGACGACGCTGTCATCGCGAACATGGATTTCTTCCCGGATACAACGACGCTTACATTTGAAAACGGCCCCGAAGGACTCCGTTATGCAGTCCTCAAGCAGGGCGAAGGCGAACCGGCCCGTAAAGGTAATGTGGCGAAAGTCCACTATACAGGCTGGCTCACTAATGGCTACAAGTTCGATAGCTCCCGCGACCGTGACCAAGTGTTTGCCTTTACGTTGGGCGCCGGCCGCGTGATTCGCGGTTGGGAACTCGGTGTGCAGGGCATGCTCCCTGGCGAAAAGAGAATTTTGGTGGTTCCGCCCGGACTCGGTTACGGTGCTCGCGGTGCAGGACCTATCCCTGGTGGTTCAACTCTGATCTTTGCAGTTGAATATCTCGGAGAGTAA
- a CDS encoding TIGR02147 family protein, producing MKRITEYNDYRCYMRDYYEERKRTSYFSWREFAKLAGFSSSGYLKLVCDGKTRLRQDGALKVARAMELSGYRLEYFCMLVEFCDASDERSRVQVFSRMRTLMEENGVRVLGAEAFDYYRSWVNPVVRELAPMMPGAKPSDIAKMCIPEVTAGEVRNSLELMVRANLLDRQSDGKYVQMNKGLTGNPALLSASMKVMQKQVAQLAADALDSVPAKERDISGFTFGINEKTFERLVNEIKLFRERIKEIVSEDEGCNRVYRLNLQLFPLSEKLKDKDE from the coding sequence ATGAAACGGATTACGGAATATAACGATTACCGCTGCTACATGCGTGATTATTACGAGGAACGCAAGCGTACTTCGTATTTCTCGTGGCGTGAGTTCGCAAAACTGGCAGGTTTTTCTTCATCGGGCTACCTGAAACTAGTTTGCGACGGCAAAACCCGTCTCCGTCAAGATGGCGCCCTTAAGGTGGCGCGTGCCATGGAACTTTCCGGATACCGTCTGGAATATTTTTGCATGCTGGTGGAATTCTGCGATGCCTCGGACGAACGCTCCCGCGTACAGGTTTTCTCCCGGATGCGCACTCTAATGGAGGAGAATGGGGTGCGTGTCCTGGGAGCCGAGGCGTTTGACTATTATCGTTCTTGGGTGAATCCTGTCGTACGTGAACTTGCTCCAATGATGCCCGGAGCCAAGCCTTCGGATATTGCGAAAATGTGTATTCCCGAGGTGACGGCGGGCGAGGTTCGCAATTCGCTGGAATTGATGGTGCGGGCAAATTTGCTGGATCGGCAATCCGACGGAAAGTACGTGCAAATGAACAAGGGACTCACGGGAAATCCCGCATTGTTGTCTGCGTCTATGAAGGTGATGCAAAAGCAGGTGGCGCAACTGGCTGCCGATGCACTGGATTCCGTTCCTGCAAAAGAACGCGATATTTCGGGATTTACATTTGGAATAAATGAAAAAACTTTTGAACGCCTGGTCAACGAAATCAAACTCTTTCGCGAACGAATCAAGGAAATTGTTTCCGAAGACGAAGGATGCAATCGGGTTTACCGGTTGAACCTGCAACTGTTTCCCCTGAGTGAAAAACTGAAGGATAAAGATGAATAA
- a CDS encoding epoxyqueuosine reductase QueH yields the protein MEPQQSNTPKHNYQRDLDYIIRRLEHTGEVPTLLLHACCAPCSSYTIEYLSQYFKITLFYFNPNIAPDEEYRHRVEEIKRFVAEFKTKYPITLIEGEYDPKKFYDTVCGLENEPEGGARCRKCFELRLAESARLAKELNCEYFTTTLTISPMKNAQVLNEVVQEQCDIYGIKRLPSDFKKKGGYKRSIQLSAEYNLYRQNYCGCVYSKRDAEKRDSEARDSEVRESQA from the coding sequence ATGGAACCGCAGCAGTCCAACACCCCTAAGCATAACTACCAGCGCGACTTGGATTACATTATCCGCAGGCTGGAACACACCGGCGAAGTGCCGACGCTCTTGTTGCATGCCTGCTGTGCACCCTGTAGCAGTTACACCATTGAATACCTATCGCAGTATTTTAAGATTACGCTTTTCTACTTTAATCCGAATATCGCGCCGGACGAAGAATACCGCCACCGCGTCGAAGAAATCAAGCGCTTTGTTGCCGAATTCAAGACCAAGTATCCGATTACACTGATTGAAGGCGAATACGACCCGAAAAAATTCTACGATACTGTGTGCGGGCTTGAAAACGAGCCCGAAGGCGGCGCACGCTGCCGCAAGTGTTTCGAGCTACGCCTCGCTGAATCGGCAAGACTCGCTAAGGAACTGAACTGTGAATACTTTACCACCACGCTCACGATTAGCCCCATGAAAAATGCGCAGGTGCTGAACGAAGTGGTGCAGGAACAGTGCGATATTTACGGAATCAAGCGCCTGCCCAGCGACTTCAAGAAGAAGGGCGGGTACAAGCGCTCGATTCAGCTTTCCGCCGAATACAATTTATACCGACAGAATTATTGCGGATGCGTTTATTCCAAGAGAGATGCGGAGAAGCGCGATTCTGAGGCTCGTGATTCTGAAGTTCGCGAATCCCAAGCCTAG
- a CDS encoding aminotransferase class I/II-fold pyridoxal phosphate-dependent enzyme: MKPLSNRTEHFTESVIRHMTRIANACGAINLSQGFPDFDPPKALQDRLAEVAHTGPHQYALTIGAQNFREALSKKQERFSGLRYDPQTEMVITCGSTEAMMVSMMSICNPGDKVVIFSPFYENYTADTILSGASPIYVPLDPHDFTFDANVLEDAMKQPGVKALVLCNPSNPSGKVFTREELQIIADLAIKYDLYVITDEVYEHIVFAPHHHTYLATLPGMRERTIECSSLSKSYSITGWRLGYVLADEPVMNNIKKIHDFTVVGAASPLQETALTALNFGDDYYQELQAHYTHMKEIFTGGLRNLGFKFTEPQGTYFVMMDISEFGYKSDDQFCIDLAQKVGVAAVPGSSFFREPVNHLIRFHFAKKDETLYDALNRLESLRSKMK; the protein is encoded by the coding sequence ATGAAACCTTTAAGCAATCGTACTGAACATTTTACGGAATCGGTCATTCGTCACATGACGCGTATTGCAAACGCTTGCGGTGCCATCAACCTTTCTCAGGGCTTCCCGGATTTTGATCCGCCCAAAGCCTTGCAAGACCGCCTAGCCGAAGTCGCCCACACGGGCCCGCATCAGTACGCGCTTACCATCGGTGCACAGAATTTCCGCGAAGCGCTTTCTAAAAAGCAGGAACGTTTCAGCGGCCTTCGTTACGACCCGCAAACCGAAATGGTCATCACCTGCGGCAGCACCGAAGCCATGATGGTTTCGATGATGTCGATTTGCAATCCGGGCGATAAGGTGGTCATCTTCTCGCCGTTCTACGAGAACTATACTGCCGATACAATTTTGAGCGGTGCGTCTCCGATTTATGTGCCGCTGGACCCGCACGATTTCACCTTCGATGCCAACGTCCTCGAAGATGCCATGAAACAGCCGGGCGTCAAGGCTCTCGTGCTTTGTAATCCGTCGAACCCGAGTGGAAAAGTCTTTACCCGCGAAGAACTGCAGATTATTGCCGACCTCGCCATCAAATATGATTTGTATGTAATCACTGACGAAGTCTACGAGCACATTGTATTTGCCCCGCATCATCATACGTATTTGGCAACGCTCCCGGGAATGCGCGAACGCACCATTGAATGTTCCAGCCTTTCCAAGAGCTATTCCATTACGGGCTGGCGCCTGGGCTATGTGCTCGCTGACGAACCCGTCATGAACAACATCAAGAAAATTCACGACTTTACGGTGGTGGGCGCCGCCTCGCCGCTGCAAGAAACCGCACTCACCGCCCTCAATTTCGGCGACGATTACTACCAGGAACTCCAGGCGCATTACACGCATATGAAGGAAATCTTCACCGGTGGCCTGCGCAATTTAGGCTTCAAGTTCACCGAACCGCAGGGCACGTACTTCGTGATGATGGATATCAGTGAATTCGGCTACAAATCTGATGACCAGTTTTGTATCGACCTCGCGCAAAAAGTGGGTGTCGCCGCAGTGCCGGGTTCCAGCTTCTTCCGCGAACCGGTAAATCACTTGATTCGCTTCCATTTTGCCAAGAAAGACGAAACCCTCTACGACGCGCTTAACCGTTTGGAAAGCCTTCGTTCTAAGATGAAATAA
- a CDS encoding NUDIX hydrolase — protein sequence MEFESIEKIHQGKFITRYDIHYKTVSGKPKTYEMISRNPDITGLKDMLEKKPHAVVMIMHDCTGQKLLLCKEYRMAVGESIYNFPAGLIDPGETYEEAAARELREETGLSLMRIDEVWKPSYSAVGFSNERNVVVVGVAGGEIRPSDSELEEIQAQWFDKKQIREILKDERLSARTQTYCALWSRA from the coding sequence ATGGAATTTGAATCGATTGAAAAAATCCACCAGGGCAAATTCATTACCCGCTATGACATTCACTATAAGACCGTCAGCGGCAAGCCCAAAACTTACGAAATGATCAGCCGTAATCCCGACATTACGGGCCTCAAGGACATGCTCGAAAAGAAACCGCATGCGGTCGTGATGATTATGCATGACTGCACCGGTCAAAAGCTCCTGCTTTGCAAGGAATACCGCATGGCTGTGGGCGAAAGCATTTACAACTTTCCGGCAGGTTTGATTGATCCGGGCGAAACCTACGAAGAGGCGGCCGCCCGCGAACTCCGCGAAGAAACGGGCCTCTCGCTCATGCGCATCGACGAAGTCTGGAAACCGAGCTATTCCGCCGTTGGATTTTCCAACGAAAGAAACGTTGTCGTCGTAGGCGTTGCCGGTGGTGAAATTCGCCCTAGCGATTCCGAACTCGAAGAAATTCAGGCGCAGTGGTTCGACAAAAAGCAAATCCGCGAAATCCTAAAAGACGAACGCCTCTCTGCCCGCACGCAGACCTATTGCGCTCTCTGGAGCCGTGCCTAA
- the rsmG gene encoding 16S rRNA (guanine(527)-N(7))-methyltransferase RsmG produces the protein MANNWSKKPFSKAPSRNASAAGRDFVPHLKAPRTDFPLFNGKRVTPSLAGLDKLLHYYGVELQPETLKQIWEFHQLLRANNDDQDLTRLNAFETMVERHYADCTLINAYVPKWPARMIDVGSGAGFPGIPLKIVNPSIRLTLCEPRPNRINFLNMVIEKMGLKGIDVFGHKVTSRSMTIPVDGVISRAFELMEKTLPRIANSLKIGGRVFFMKGPAVADELKTFHPEDFGYKFVGKHFYTIPNSTQERALIILERVE, from the coding sequence ATGGCAAATAACTGGTCTAAAAAGCCCTTCTCGAAAGCCCCTTCCCGCAATGCGTCCGCCGCTGGCCGCGACTTCGTGCCGCACCTTAAGGCTCCCCGTACCGACTTCCCGCTCTTTAACGGCAAGCGTGTTACGCCCTCGCTCGCGGGTCTCGACAAGTTGCTGCATTACTACGGCGTAGAACTTCAGCCCGAAACTCTCAAGCAAATTTGGGAATTCCATCAGCTGTTGCGCGCCAACAATGACGACCAGGATTTAACTCGCTTGAACGCCTTCGAAACCATGGTGGAACGCCATTACGCCGACTGCACGCTTATCAATGCGTACGTGCCCAAGTGGCCTGCTCGCATGATCGACGTCGGTAGCGGCGCCGGTTTTCCGGGGATACCTCTCAAGATTGTGAACCCCTCCATTCGACTCACGCTTTGCGAACCGCGCCCGAATCGTATCAACTTCTTGAATATGGTCATCGAAAAGATGGGCCTCAAGGGTATCGATGTGTTCGGCCATAAAGTCACAAGCCGTAGCATGACCATTCCTGTCGATGGCGTTATCAGCCGCGCTTTCGAACTTATGGAAAAAACGCTCCCGCGCATCGCCAATTCGCTGAAGATTGGTGGCCGCGTATTCTTCATGAAAGGCCCCGCTGTCGCAGACGAACTCAAGACCTTCCACCCCGAAGATTTCGGCTACAAGTTCGTGGGCAAGCATTTCTACACGATTCCGAACAGCACGCAAGAACGCGCCCTGATTATCCTCGAACGCGTAGAGTAA
- a CDS encoding SPOR domain-containing protein: MKKSILSLSALALAGSLLVACNEEEELVPKMEPAAKPAEQAAPAEQATAEQPKAEEPELVPIQSLSGNTEASEAPAEEAPSSFVPAAAGSIQPLSKGEYVVQVSIQSSKRAADGIVKKLAENNVKAYIAEVENPGELEGTYYRIRVGYFESSANAQEYGKQILTPLNFAWWVDKSKNDDVGNPGGDDDYYSNNNYSTSNTYSEPEPAPEPEPAPAPAPAPEPEPAPAPAPAPAPAPAPAPEPEPEPAPAPAPEPAPEPAPAAPAASDNFDDWE, encoded by the coding sequence ATGAAAAAATCGATCTTATCTCTAAGCGCCCTTGCTCTTGCAGGCTCCCTGCTCGTTGCTTGCAATGAAGAAGAAGAACTGGTTCCGAAGATGGAACCGGCAGCCAAGCCTGCAGAACAGGCCGCCCCTGCCGAACAGGCCACAGCTGAACAGCCGAAGGCCGAAGAACCGGAACTTGTCCCCATCCAGTCCCTTTCTGGCAACACGGAAGCTTCTGAAGCACCGGCTGAAGAAGCCCCGAGTTCTTTCGTTCCTGCAGCCGCTGGCAGCATCCAGCCGCTTTCCAAGGGCGAATACGTGGTCCAGGTGAGCATTCAGTCCTCCAAGAGAGCTGCTGATGGCATCGTAAAGAAACTCGCTGAAAACAACGTGAAGGCATACATTGCCGAAGTTGAAAACCCGGGCGAACTCGAAGGTACCTACTACCGCATTCGCGTGGGCTATTTCGAATCTAGCGCAAACGCCCAGGAATACGGCAAGCAGATTCTTACTCCGCTTAACTTTGCTTGGTGGGTAGACAAGAGCAAGAACGACGACGTGGGCAACCCCGGCGGCGACGACGATTACTACTCTAACAACAACTACTCTACTTCTAACACTTACAGCGAACCGGAACCCGCACCTGAGCCTGAACCGGCACCTGCTCCGGCTCCCGCACCTGAACCCGAACCGGCTCCTGCGCCGGCTCCTGCGCCTGCTCCGGCCCCAGCCCCGGCACCTGAGCCTGAACCTGAACCAGCTCCCGCTCCGGCACCTGAACCCGCACCGGAACCGGCTCCTGCAGCACCTGCAGCCTCCGACAACTTCGACGATTGGGAATAA
- a CDS encoding glucokinase: MEIKWLNPDAKFDRLVLAGDIGGTNTNLGLVGYKDGKFTLILETDCPSKDIDGLDAPIRETLKIAVESRADLKPSHICISAAGPVANNKCVMTNLPWSVDGDALTSATGIPTLVINDFMAISYGIPTLDVDDPAQIHKLVHTDGSTPAPQKTTKAVIGPGTGMGVGFLAFDGQKYIPACSEGGHSTFAPFDKDSQEFHDYMEKKIGTVPGVEPLVSGMGLRNMYEWWKETRGVPDNEAFKKIEETEPNDRPKYISRASDTDPVAAEMMRLFVKMLARFASDAATLFLPLGGFYLAGGTVQKDLRWLERDNLFMKYFEKNYNPNIRPLLNKIPVYVIKDYSISLYGAANASLNLQK; the protein is encoded by the coding sequence ATGGAAATCAAATGGCTTAATCCCGATGCAAAGTTTGACCGCCTGGTTTTGGCAGGCGATATTGGTGGTACTAACACGAACCTTGGCCTTGTCGGTTACAAAGATGGCAAGTTCACGCTGATTCTTGAAACCGATTGCCCGTCTAAGGATATCGACGGTTTGGATGCCCCGATTCGCGAAACGCTCAAGATTGCTGTCGAAAGCCGTGCAGATCTTAAGCCCTCCCATATTTGCATCAGTGCCGCAGGCCCCGTGGCAAACAACAAGTGCGTCATGACGAACCTCCCGTGGAGTGTCGATGGCGATGCTTTGACGTCTGCTACTGGAATCCCGACGCTCGTGATTAATGACTTCATGGCCATTAGCTATGGCATTCCGACTCTCGATGTCGATGACCCCGCTCAGATTCACAAGCTTGTGCATACTGATGGCAGCACCCCTGCTCCGCAGAAGACCACCAAGGCCGTGATTGGCCCGGGTACCGGCATGGGTGTCGGCTTCCTTGCTTTCGATGGTCAAAAGTACATTCCGGCTTGCTCCGAAGGCGGCCACTCTACGTTTGCTCCGTTCGACAAGGATTCTCAGGAATTCCATGATTACATGGAAAAGAAGATTGGTACCGTGCCCGGTGTTGAACCGCTCGTTTCCGGTATGGGCCTTCGCAATATGTATGAATGGTGGAAGGAAACTCGTGGCGTTCCCGATAACGAAGCCTTCAAGAAGATCGAAGAAACCGAACCGAATGATCGCCCGAAGTACATCAGCCGCGCAAGCGATACTGATCCGGTCGCTGCCGAAATGATGCGCCTGTTTGTGAAGATGCTTGCCCGCTTTGCAAGCGATGCCGCAACGCTGTTCTTGCCGCTCGGTGGTTTCTACCTGGCCGGTGGTACCGTGCAGAAGGATCTTCGCTGGCTCGAACGTGACAACCTGTTCATGAAGTATTTCGAAAAGAACTACAATCCGAACATCCGTCCGCTCTTGAACAAGATTCCGGTGTACGTCATCAAGGACTACAGCATCAGCCTTTACGGCGCTGCCAACGCAAGCCTGAACTTGCAGAAGTAA
- a CDS encoding PorV/PorQ family protein — MRKSLLTALVFAPALSFAAGSAIITLEMPVGARQLGMGEASAALADDPTAMYYNPAGLAFGPLADEWRMSYPADSKNAPYFTSMASRSKDGFFSKSELWAGTAKGIQKFDGEQWVDYHSITLQGNAKVRDAVKIYVGTEHGLDEYVRQVKKFNDIKNADDEKHVVEVKMPWNLIVKDTITAVLYESRTEKLWVGTPKSLYRFDGKAWKNYDSELGNHRITAIESQGASIWIGTEDGLFVYRNGQFEQKGKVLPSQKVRALVWSENRKELYVAVEGAGIARLIPKKSVNDKDRWSLFNQEDGIMDLNPTALAVDSSGHVWAAHNGGLSHFTLRKWEQVQFADNRVNDVSVDQRGGIWIATDKGVWRHLPDYATASGRKAELERGAAEEEGSTKSEDEWVHYHSGNGLSTNKIWAVLPQGNDVWFSTANGMEQFKDADYQITAFYEKLLPVLNIPDLYHLYAGMTVPLNDWGTLGFFVNFVSFGSTVASGDVDADDLVAYNSSEIVGGFSYGTRFPNDWGLGLSIKFFYSDLSSGAAAGEEEATTFGYAFDIGVLKKNLFIDKLNFALVLANIGPSVYYVDKTIEDPIPLTWRLGLSYEILSLADYKWTILADYNREVVYDDEKGNPEPFYIASWKSLIRPERSGNKVIQSILQGVFNVGTEFVYANTIALRAGYLYDETGKRNEVDLGFGFMLSDVLQFDFATIKDVGDNDGVRDGQMRFGMLFKF, encoded by the coding sequence TTGCGTAAATCTCTACTTACAGCACTCGTTTTTGCACCCGCATTGTCTTTTGCGGCCGGTTCTGCCATTATCACGCTCGAAATGCCCGTTGGCGCACGCCAGCTGGGTATGGGCGAAGCTAGTGCAGCCCTTGCTGACGACCCGACTGCCATGTACTACAACCCGGCAGGTCTTGCCTTTGGCCCGCTTGCCGATGAATGGCGCATGAGCTACCCCGCCGATTCCAAGAACGCCCCCTACTTTACCAGCATGGCATCGCGTTCCAAGGACGGCTTCTTTAGCAAGAGCGAACTTTGGGCCGGTACTGCTAAAGGTATCCAGAAATTCGACGGTGAACAGTGGGTCGACTACCACTCCATTACCCTTCAGGGTAACGCCAAGGTCCGTGACGCCGTTAAGATTTACGTGGGCACCGAACACGGCCTGGACGAATACGTTCGCCAGGTAAAGAAGTTCAACGACATCAAGAATGCCGATGACGAAAAGCACGTGGTCGAAGTCAAGATGCCTTGGAACTTGATTGTTAAGGACACTATTACCGCTGTTCTTTACGAAAGCCGCACCGAAAAGCTCTGGGTTGGCACCCCCAAGTCCCTGTACCGTTTTGATGGCAAGGCCTGGAAGAACTACGACAGCGAACTCGGCAACCACCGCATTACCGCCATCGAAAGCCAAGGGGCTTCGATTTGGATCGGTACCGAAGACGGTCTGTTCGTTTACCGCAATGGTCAATTCGAGCAGAAAGGTAAGGTGCTCCCGAGCCAGAAGGTTCGCGCACTCGTGTGGTCTGAAAACCGCAAGGAACTTTATGTGGCGGTCGAAGGCGCTGGTATCGCAAGACTTATTCCGAAAAAGAGCGTAAACGACAAGGACCGTTGGAGCCTGTTCAATCAGGAAGACGGCATTATGGACCTGAACCCGACCGCACTTGCCGTCGATAGCTCGGGCCATGTATGGGCAGCCCACAACGGAGGTCTTTCGCACTTTACGCTGCGCAAGTGGGAACAGGTGCAGTTTGCCGACAACAGGGTGAACGATGTTTCTGTGGACCAGCGTGGTGGCATTTGGATTGCAACCGACAAGGGCGTATGGCGCCATCTGCCGGACTACGCTACCGCAAGCGGCCGCAAGGCAGAACTTGAACGTGGTGCTGCCGAAGAAGAAGGTTCCACCAAGAGCGAAGACGAATGGGTCCACTACCACAGCGGAAACGGTCTTTCCACCAACAAGATTTGGGCCGTGTTGCCGCAAGGAAACGACGTATGGTTCAGCACCGCGAACGGCATGGAGCAGTTCAAGGATGCCGACTACCAGATTACCGCCTTCTATGAAAAGCTCTTGCCGGTTTTGAATATTCCGGACCTGTACCACCTTTATGCAGGCATGACTGTTCCGCTGAACGATTGGGGCACACTCGGATTCTTCGTGAACTTCGTGAGTTTCGGTTCGACCGTTGCCTCTGGTGACGTGGATGCCGACGACCTGGTCGCTTATAACAGTTCTGAAATCGTGGGCGGCTTCAGCTACGGCACTCGTTTTCCGAACGACTGGGGCCTGGGCCTTTCTATCAAGTTCTTCTATTCTGACCTGAGTTCTGGCGCGGCCGCTGGCGAAGAAGAAGCAACCACCTTCGGTTACGCCTTCGATATCGGCGTGCTCAAGAAGAACCTGTTTATAGACAAATTAAACTTTGCCTTGGTACTCGCCAACATTGGCCCGAGCGTTTACTACGTGGACAAGACGATTGAAGACCCGATTCCCTTGACCTGGCGCCTTGGCCTTTCTTACGAAATCCTGAGCCTCGCCGATTACAAGTGGACCATTCTTGCCGACTATAACCGCGAAGTGGTTTATGACGACGAAAAGGGCAATCCGGAACCGTTCTACATTGCAAGCTGGAAGTCTCTGATTCGCCCCGAAAGAAGCGGTAACAAGGTTATCCAATCTATTCTGCAGGGCGTGTTCAACGTGGGTACCGAATTTGTGTATGCGAACACGATTGCCCTGCGCGCTGGTTACCTGTACGACGAAACCGGCAAGCGTAACGAAGTGGACCTGGGCTTCGGCTTCATGCTCTCCGACGTGCTGCAGTTTGACTTTGCCACCATCAAGGACGTAGGCGACAACGACGGTGTTCGCGACGGCCAGATGCGCTTTGGCATGCTGTTCAAATTTTAG
- the rpsU gene encoding 30S ribosomal protein S21, translated as MIGVIVKSNEPFERALKRFTKSCEKNGIISDVKKRQRFEKPSEEKKRIETAARRKRLKEIADQNRKRLY; from the coding sequence GTGATCGGCGTAATTGTTAAGTCCAACGAACCTTTTGAACGCGCTCTCAAGCGTTTCACCAAGTCCTGCGAAAAGAATGGCATCATTTCCGATGTCAAGAAGCGTCAGCGCTTCGAAAAGCCTTCTGAAGAAAAGAAGCGCATCGAAACTGCTGCTCGTCGCAAGCGCTTGAAAGAAATCGCTGACCAGAACCGTAAGCGTCTCTACTAG
- a CDS encoding GatB/YqeY domain-containing protein produces the protein MSSALLTKIKDDIKAAMKAHDSETLGTLRTLHSDIKNEAMKNGATPAQIEETITDEMCVDVLARSVKQKQEAIDILTKGGFMDKIPAEEAVIALYRKYMPAEMTEDEVKALIAEIKAATGASSPKDMGKIMKELSPKVKGRFDAKRASALVQEALK, from the coding sequence ATGAGCAGTGCATTGCTGACTAAGATTAAAGACGATATCAAGGCCGCCATGAAGGCGCACGATTCCGAAACTCTCGGAACGCTCCGTACCCTCCATTCCGACATCAAGAACGAAGCCATGAAGAATGGTGCCACTCCGGCCCAGATTGAAGAAACCATCACCGACGAAATGTGTGTCGACGTTCTTGCTCGTAGCGTTAAGCAGAAGCAAGAAGCTATCGACATCCTCACGAAGGGTGGCTTCATGGACAAGATTCCGGCCGAAGAAGCTGTCATCGCTCTGTACCGCAAGTACATGCCTGCCGAAATGACCGAAGACGAAGTCAAGGCTCTCATTGCAGAAATCAAGGCCGCGACCGGTGCTTCTAGCCCCAAGGACATGGGCAAGATCATGAAGGAACTTTCCCCGAAGGTCAAGGGCCGTTTCGACGCCAAGCGTGCTTCCGCTCTCGTGCAAGAAGCTCTCAAGTAA